The Phocoena phocoena chromosome 4, mPhoPho1.1, whole genome shotgun sequence genome contains a region encoding:
- the ITGB2 gene encoding integrin beta-2: MLRRRPQLLLLGSLLALRSVLSQECTKYKVSTCRDCVESGPGCAWCQKLNFTGQGEPDSTRCDTREQLLSKGCATDDIIDPRSHATTQEDQVGGQKQLSPQKVTLYLRPGQAAVFNVTFQRAKGYPIDLYYLMDLSYSMLDDLINVKKLGGDLLRALNEITESGRIGFGSFVDKTVLPFVNTHPEKLRNPCPNKEKECQAPFAFRHVLKLTDNSNQFQTEVGKQLISGNLDAPEGGLDAMMQVAACPEEIGWRNVTRLLVFATDDGFHFAGDGKLGAILTPNDGRCHLEDNMYKSSNEFDYPSVGQLAHKLAESNIQPIFAVTKRMVATYEKLTEIIPKSAVGELSDDSSNVVQLIKNAYNKLSSRVFLDHNTLPDTLKVTYDSFCSNGLSKVDQPRGDCDGVQINVPITFQVKVTATECIQEQSFVIRALGFTDTVTVRVLPQCKCRCRDASRGHSLCGGRGSMECGVCRCDAGYMGKNCECQTQGRSSQELEGSCRKDNGSIICSGLGDCICGQCVCHTSDVPNKKIYGQFCECDNVNCERYDGQVCGGEKRGLCFCGTCRCHDGHEGSACQCLKSTKGCLNLDGVECSGRGRCRCNVCQCDPGYQPPLCLECPGCPAPCARYANCAECLKFDQGPFAKNCSAACGETKLLPKPLPGRTCKERDSEGCWMTYTLLQREGRDRYDVHVNDTRECVKGPNIAAIVGSTVAGVVLVGTLLLAIWKVLTHLSDLREYKRFEKEKLKSQWNNDNPLFKSATTTVMNPKFAES; this comes from the exons ATGCTGCGCCGGCGCCCCCAGCTGCTGCTCCTGGGGAGCCTGCTCGCCCTCCGATCCG TCCTGTCCCAGGAGTGCACCAAGTACAAGGTCAGCACCTGCCGGGACTGCGTCGAGTCAGGGCCTGGCTGCGCCTGGTGCCAGAAGCTG AACTTCACGGGGCAAGGGGAGCCTGACTCCACTCGCTGTGACACGCGGGAGCAGCTGCTGTCAAAGGGCTGCGCGACGGATGACATCATCGACCCCAGGAGCCACGCCACGACCCAGGAGGACCAGGTGGGGGGCCAGAAGCAGCTGTCCCCACAGAAAGTGACGCTCTACCTGAGACCAG GTCAGGCGGCTGTGTTCAACGTGACCTTCCAGCGGGCCAAGGGCTACCCCATCGACCTCTACTACCTGATGGACCTCTCATACTCCATGCTGGACGACCTCATCAACGTCAAGAAGCTGGGGGGCGACCTGCTCCGGGCCCTCAACGAGATCACCGAGTCCGGCCGCATCG GCTTCGGGTCTTTCGTGGACAAGACGGTGCTCCCCTTTGTCAACACGCACCCCGAGAAGCTGCGGAACCCGTGCCCCAACAAGGAGAAGGAGTGCCAGGCCCCGTTCGCCTTTCGGCATGTGCTGAAACTCACCGACAACTCCAACCAGTTCCAGACAGAGGTCGGGAAGCAGCTGATCTCGGGAAACCTGGACGCCCCCGAGGGTGGGCTGGACGCCATGATGCAAGTCGCCGCGTGCCCG GAGGAGATCGGCTGGCGCAACGTCACCAGACTGCTGGTGTTTGCCACGGATGACGGCTTCCACTTTGCGGGAGACGGGAAGCTGGGCGCCATCCTCACTCCCAACGACGGCCGCTGCCACCTGGAGGACAACATGTATAAGAGCAGCAACGAATTC GACTACCCATCGGTGGGCCAGCTGGCGCACAAACTGGCAGAAAGCAACATCCAGCCCATCTTTGCTGTGACCAAGAGAATGGTGGCAACATACGAG AAGCTCACGGAGATCATCCCCAAGTCTGCAGTCGGGGAGCTGTCAGACGACTCCAGCAACGTAGTCCAGCTTATTAAGAACGCCTACAAT AAACTGTCCTCCAGAGTCTTTCTGGATCACAACACACTCCCTGACACCCTGAAAGTCACCTACGACTCCTTCTGCAGTAACGGGCTATCGAAGGTGGACCAGCCCAGAGGGGACTGCGACGGCGTCCAGATCAACGTGCCG ATCACCTTCCAGGTGAAGGTCACAGCCACAGAGTGCATCCAGGAGCAGTCATTCGTCATCCGGGCGCTGGGCTTCACGGACACGGTGACTGTGCGGGTCCTCCCCCAGTGCAAGTGCCGGTGCCGGGACGCGAGCCGGGGCCACAGCCTCTGCGGCGGCAGGGGCTCCATGGAGTGCGGAGTCTGCAG GTGCGACGCCGGCTACATGGGGAAGAACTGCGAGTGCCAGACGCAGGGCCGGAGCAGCCAGGAGCTGGAGGGAAGCTGCCGGAAGGACAACGGCTCCATCATCTGCTCGGGGCTGGGGGACTGCATCTGCGGGCAGTGCGTGTGCCACACGAGCGATGTGCCCAACAAGAAGATCTACGGCCAGTTCTGCGAGTGTGACAACGTCAACTGCGAGCGCTACGACGGCCAAGTCTGCGGGGGCGAGA AGCGAGGGCTCTGCTTCTGCGGCACCTGCAGGTGCCACGACGGCCACGAGGGCTCGGCGTGCCAGTGCCTCAAGTCTACGAAGGGCTGCCTCAACCTGGATGGCGTCGAGTGCAGCGGTCGCGGCCGGTGCCGCTGCAACGTGTGCCAGTGCGACCCCGGCTACCAGCCGCCCCTGTGCCTCGAGTGCCCGGGCTGCCCCGCGCCCTGCGCCCGCTACGC CAACTGCGCCGAGTGTCTGAAGTTCGACCAGGGCCCCTTCGCCAAGAACTGCAGCGCAGCGTGTGGGGAGACGAAGCTGCTGCCCAAGCCACTGCCCGGCCGCACGTGCAAGGAGCGCGACTCCGAGGGCTGCTGGATGACCTACACCCTGTTGCAGCGCGAGGGGCGGGACAGATACGACGTGCACGTGAACGACACGCGCG AGTGCGTGAAGGGCCCCAACATCGCCGCCATCGTGGGGAGCACCGTGGCGGGAGTCGTGCTCGTCGGCACCCTCCTGCTGGCCATCTGGAAGGTCCTGACGCACCTGAGTGACCTCAGGGAGTACAAGCGCTTCGAGAAGGAGAAGCTAAAGTCCCAGTGGAATAAC GACAACCCCCTTTTCAAGAGCGCCACCA